In the Streptomyces sp. f51 genome, one interval contains:
- a CDS encoding adenosylcobinamide-GDP ribazoletransferase, translating into MSKTASGPSLPDSLRFAFGTLTVLPVKVTRWDRDAARGGMLCAPLAGLAVGAGAALAGVALLAMGSGPLLAAVATAAVPAALTRGLHLDGLADTADGLGSGKPAEDALRIMKQSDIGPFGVITLLFVLLAQVAALAQAYEVSWGRGVLAAVVSAAAARLALTLAARTGVPPARPEGLGAAVAGTVPVRGALLAAAALTGLAAGAGALVGTYEIVRAAVAVGLACLAAELLLRHCTRRFGGVTGDVFGGLAETAATTALVVLSLG; encoded by the coding sequence ATGTCCAAGACCGCCTCCGGGCCCTCGTTGCCCGACAGCCTGCGCTTCGCCTTCGGCACCCTCACCGTGCTCCCCGTGAAGGTGACCCGCTGGGACCGTGACGCGGCGCGCGGCGGCATGCTGTGCGCCCCGCTGGCCGGTCTGGCGGTCGGGGCGGGTGCGGCGCTGGCGGGGGTGGCGCTGCTGGCCATGGGCTCGGGCCCGCTGCTGGCGGCCGTGGCCACCGCCGCCGTGCCGGCCGCTCTCACCCGGGGCCTGCACCTCGACGGTCTCGCCGACACCGCGGACGGGCTGGGCAGCGGGAAGCCCGCCGAGGACGCGCTGAGGATCATGAAGCAGTCGGACATCGGCCCGTTCGGCGTGATCACCCTCCTGTTCGTCCTGCTCGCCCAGGTGGCCGCACTCGCGCAGGCCTACGAGGTCTCGTGGGGCCGGGGTGTCCTCGCGGCCGTCGTCTCGGCGGCCGCGGCCCGGCTCGCCCTCACGCTCGCCGCCCGCACCGGGGTGCCCCCGGCCCGCCCCGAGGGTCTGGGCGCGGCGGTCGCGGGCACGGTGCCGGTGCGCGGGGCGCTGCTGGCGGCGGCGGCGCTGACGGGCCTGGCGGCGGGCGCCGGGGCGCTCGTCGGAACGTACGAGATCGTGCGGGCCGCGGTGGCGGTGGGCCTCGCCTGCCTGGCCGCCGAACTGCTGCTGCGGCACTGCACCAGGCGGTTCGGCGGGGTCACCGGCGATGTGTTCGGCGGCCTGGCGGAGACGGCGGCGACGACCGCGCTCGTGGTGCTCTCCCTCGGCTGA
- the pelF gene encoding GT4 family glycosyltransferase PelF, translated as MMRTGRHVTMLTEGTYPHVHGGVSTWCDQLVKGMPEVDFHIVSLTGSGREPVIWELPPNVYRHTRVPTWGPRPGRGRPPTGRAQRRFAEMYERFLLAILDPDSAEDFGDALYELAVLARDGRLSAALRGESALRSLMWIWTMPHLPTAAARPTVHDALTATDLLEHALRPLGVRIPEDSVAHAVSSGLATLPALAAHHLDGVPFLLTEHGIYLRERYLGYRGSRQRRSVKAFMLGFYRELNSLGYRAADLITPCNQYNRRWEERGGADGDRIRTVYNGVDPHAFPHAGPEPAVPTLTWCGRVDPIKDLETLLRAYALVRAELPETRLRLFGPVPPGGEAYRTGLEKLAAELGVTDGLTFEGPITEVWRAYAAGHVVMLSSVSEGFPFSIIEAMSCGRTTVSTDVGGVREAVGDTGVVVPPREPEKMAAAALALLRDEERRLDLGESARRRVIDRFTLRRSVDAFRTVYQELADRSAVYEPAVETVGDWTLELRDPWYQSAATDGAHR; from the coding sequence GCAGCGGCCGCGAACCCGTGATCTGGGAGCTGCCGCCCAACGTCTACCGGCACACCCGCGTCCCGACCTGGGGACCGCGCCCCGGCCGCGGGCGCCCGCCGACGGGCCGCGCCCAGCGCCGGTTCGCCGAGATGTACGAACGCTTCCTGCTCGCGATCCTCGACCCCGACTCGGCCGAGGACTTCGGCGACGCCCTGTACGAACTGGCCGTGCTCGCCCGCGACGGACGGCTGTCCGCGGCCCTGCGCGGCGAGTCGGCGCTGCGCTCGCTGATGTGGATCTGGACCATGCCGCATCTGCCGACGGCCGCCGCACGGCCCACCGTGCACGACGCGCTCACGGCCACCGACCTGCTGGAACACGCGCTGCGCCCGCTCGGCGTCCGCATCCCCGAGGACTCGGTCGCCCACGCGGTCAGCAGCGGCCTCGCCACCCTGCCCGCCCTGGCGGCGCACCACCTGGACGGGGTCCCGTTCCTGCTCACCGAGCACGGCATCTATCTGCGCGAGCGCTATCTGGGCTATCGCGGCAGCAGGCAGCGCCGGTCCGTCAAGGCGTTCATGCTCGGCTTCTACCGCGAGCTGAACTCCCTCGGTTACCGCGCCGCCGACCTCATCACCCCCTGCAACCAGTACAACCGCCGCTGGGAGGAGCGCGGCGGCGCCGACGGCGACCGGATCCGCACGGTCTACAACGGCGTCGACCCGCACGCCTTCCCGCACGCAGGACCCGAACCTGCCGTGCCCACCCTCACCTGGTGCGGCCGCGTCGACCCCATCAAGGACCTGGAGACGCTCCTGCGCGCGTACGCCTTGGTGCGTGCCGAACTGCCCGAGACCCGGCTGCGGTTGTTCGGGCCCGTGCCGCCCGGCGGGGAGGCCTACCGCACCGGCCTGGAGAAGCTCGCCGCCGAACTGGGCGTCACCGACGGGCTGACCTTCGAGGGCCCGATCACCGAGGTGTGGCGCGCCTACGCGGCCGGCCACGTCGTCATGCTGTCCTCCGTCTCGGAGGGTTTCCCGTTCTCGATCATCGAGGCCATGTCCTGCGGCCGTACGACGGTCTCCACGGATGTGGGCGGGGTCCGCGAGGCGGTCGGCGACACCGGGGTCGTCGTCCCGCCGCGCGAGCCGGAGAAGATGGCCGCCGCGGCGCTCGCCCTGCTGCGGGACGAGGAACGCCGCCTGGATCTGGGCGAGTCGGCCCGCCGGCGCGTCATCGACCGGTTCACGCTGCGCCGTTCCGTCGACGCGTTCAGAACCGTCTACCAGGAACTGGCGGACCGGTCCGCGGTGTACGAGCCCGCCGTGGAGACGGTCGGCGACTGGACCCTCGAACTGCGCGACCCCTGGTACCAATCCGCCGCCACGGACGGAGCCCACCGGTGA